A stretch of Parvimonas micra DNA encodes these proteins:
- a CDS encoding DKNYY domain-containing protein: MDRKENESTRSKVLGICLILVSLIIAFFTFSQLLVRDDTYVNIERSGQRIGNSIFYKYDNKIYALIPSGGYYIVEDADVDSFSVINSENTYDSRVVGIDKNHVYFGNVKIEDLNPKEITNVGNGYYTDGKSTYFCSSLSERNDEISYVSEIFGHIVHAFFKDKKPKSYIYPYHKLNTEKKISKINNLIYFATDGDVLYYKGKPLENADTNTMKQVSKHGEYFCDKNNVYYKNELLPIKNSGELEVVSVEQGDDLLYDKKSGEVFKGNLRFDENFTPYRVIGNSSSHIYNLFFASKDGVYFYNQRKNKQIKIGENNFKGNIEFLDENVFCDEENMYFLNSYETYIVRFRVPHIRRLYSRNSQIVSFDKKEGWEKVKDIQSNVIGSVWTKNGKYYYFDNLGNSQLINDTVFEITDKEVLNELLSDEGKTTVDRIREIIKDEKMQAVSGEVKYTATVKYSYYYLYMILLFPFVIVGSILKQKGRRKLFRQNGRYKYDIYSNKYH; encoded by the coding sequence TTGGATAGGAAAGAGAATGAAAGTACTCGATCAAAAGTTTTGGGTATTTGTTTAATTTTAGTTAGTTTAATAATTGCTTTTTTTACATTTAGTCAGCTTCTTGTAAGAGATGATACTTATGTCAATATTGAAAGAAGTGGACAGAGAATTGGCAATAGCATTTTTTATAAATATGATAATAAGATTTATGCACTTATTCCAAGTGGTGGATATTATATTGTAGAGGATGCAGATGTAGATTCTTTTAGTGTTATTAATTCAGAGAATACTTATGATTCTCGTGTTGTTGGAATTGATAAAAATCATGTTTATTTTGGAAATGTAAAAATTGAAGACCTTAATCCAAAGGAAATAACTAATGTTGGAAATGGATATTATACTGATGGTAAAAGTACTTATTTTTGTTCTTCACTTTCTGAGAGAAATGATGAGATTTCTTATGTTTCAGAAATTTTTGGACATATAGTTCATGCATTTTTTAAGGATAAAAAGCCTAAGTCATATATTTATCCATATCATAAATTAAATACCGAAAAGAAAATTTCGAAAATTAATAATTTAATATATTTTGCAACAGATGGAGATGTTCTCTATTACAAGGGAAAGCCACTTGAAAACGCAGATACAAATACTATGAAGCAGGTTTCTAAACATGGAGAGTATTTTTGTGATAAAAATAATGTTTATTATAAAAATGAACTTTTACCAATTAAAAATAGTGGGGAATTAGAAGTCGTTTCAGTTGAACAGGGGGACGATTTGCTTTATGATAAAAAGAGTGGAGAGGTTTTTAAAGGTAATCTTAGATTTGACGAAAATTTCACTCCTTATAGAGTAATTGGAAATAGTAGTTCTCATATTTATAATCTATTTTTTGCTTCAAAAGATGGAGTATATTTTTATAATCAAAGAAAAAATAAGCAAATAAAAATTGGAGAAAATAATTTTAAAGGAAATATTGAATTTTTAGATGAAAATGTATTTTGTGATGAAGAAAATATGTATTTTTTAAATTCTTATGAAACGTATATTGTTAGATTTAGAGTTCCACATATTAGACGATTGTATTCAAGAAATTCTCAAATAGTTAGCTTTGATAAAAAAGAAGGTTGGGAAAAAGTAAAAGACATACAAAGTAATGTAATAGGCTCCGTTTGGACAAAAAATGGGAAATACTATTATTTTGACAATTTAGGAAACAGCCAACTTATTAACGATACAGTTTTTGAAATTACTGACAAAGAAGTATTGAACGAATTATTATCAGATGAAGGCAAAACAACTGTTGATAGAATTAGAGAAATAATAAAAGACGAAAAAATGCAAGCTGTATCAGGAGAAGTCAAATACACAGCAACTGTAAAATATAGTTATTATTACCTTTATATGATTTTATTATTTCCTTTTGTAATTGTTGGTAGCATATTAAAACAAAAGGGAAGAAGAAAATTGTTTAGACAAAATGGAAGATATAAATACGATATTTATAGCAACAAATACCATTAA
- the mcrC gene encoding 5-methylcytosine-specific restriction endonuclease system specificity protein McrC — protein sequence MIPIQNIYYMLSYTFRVLNQQGYKKLATEKFDNILELMAEILIKGISGQIKRGLEREYILQTEELTSVRGKLEISESIKNNSMIRKKLICVYDDFSVNSTMNRIIKSTVETLLTSNLSKKRKKELRKLMIYFRDVETINIRYIDWNFKYNRNNKHYQMLIAICYLIVKGLIQTNKDGTMKMMDFLDDQRMSRLYEKFILEYYKKHYPKLSVRASQIPWSLDDGVKEMLPIMQSDIYIHNEDSILIIDAKYYGKTTQMQFDKHKIYSNNLYQIFTYVKNCDYQFENQNKTVSGMLLYAKTDETIYPDNVYQMHGNQISVKTLDLNCSFDKIAEQMDNVVESHFERLKKYE from the coding sequence ATGATTCCAATACAAAATATTTACTATATGTTGTCATATACTTTTAGAGTTCTTAATCAACAAGGATATAAAAAATTAGCTACTGAAAAATTTGACAATATTTTAGAATTAATGGCAGAGATTTTGATAAAAGGGATATCCGGACAAATTAAAAGAGGACTTGAAAGAGAGTATATTTTACAAACAGAGGAGTTAACATCTGTTAGAGGCAAATTAGAAATATCTGAATCCATAAAAAATAATAGTATGATAAGAAAAAAATTAATTTGTGTCTATGATGATTTTTCAGTAAATAGTACAATGAATAGAATTATAAAATCAACGGTTGAAACACTCTTAACTTCAAATTTATCTAAAAAAAGAAAAAAAGAGCTTAGAAAATTAATGATATATTTTAGAGATGTTGAGACTATTAATATAAGATATATAGATTGGAATTTTAAATATAATAGAAATAACAAACACTATCAAATGTTGATTGCAATATGTTATCTTATAGTTAAAGGATTAATACAAACCAATAAAGATGGAACTATGAAGATGATGGATTTTCTAGATGACCAACGAATGAGTCGTCTTTATGAAAAATTTATACTTGAGTACTATAAGAAACATTATCCAAAATTATCTGTTAGAGCTTCTCAAATTCCGTGGTCATTGGATGATGGCGTCAAAGAAATGCTTCCAATTATGCAAAGTGACATATATATTCATAATGAAGATAGTATTTTGATTATTGATGCTAAATATTATGGGAAGACAACACAAATGCAGTTTGATAAACATAAGATTTACTCAAATAATCTATATCAAATTTTTACCTATGTAAAAAATTGTGATTATCAATTTGAAAATCAAAATAAAACAGTATCCGGAATGCTTTTATATGCAAAGACAGATGAAACAATTTATCCGGATAATGTATATCAGATGCATGGGAATCAAATAAGTGTAAAAACTCTAGATTTAAATTGCTCATTTGATAAAATTGCTGAACAAATGGATAATGTAGTAGAATCTCATTTTGAAAGATTAAAAAAATATGAATGA
- a CDS encoding AAA family ATPase has protein sequence MSERNRFNWVDFYEEFALKLLEYKDSRAELIEKVKSVFKMAGIKLPTLERENNIVDIDPFTVFALFNKNIKDENRIKILKAISELFDVVSEIPTSFDGLPLLTPQNATFYYFIGDREDNDINYLWGFFESALAYVKDPSEIRRKDFSDYFDLAINIKGNGNSKITMGLYWISPDTFLNFDSRNEWYIYKSGKIPVDIVKQLPLIKSKFSAKDYLMIGDCLKSYLNSSRSVLKDFKELSFDAWNYSEQVNRDKKKEKNNTKISFSFADDEERSNLIYEDEKKVDLKEFEKAIQKYNKDDFLSEVYMQEEEYDNLATLLKKKKNLILQGAPGVGKTFVAKRLAYSIMGVKDIDRVMMVQFHQSYSYEDFIMGYRPTKNSFELKNGAFYNFCKKAEIDEKNDYFFIIDEINRGNLSKIFGELFMLIENDKRGQSLQLLYSDERFSVPKNIYIIGMMNTADRSLAMLDYALRRRFSFYDIKPGFVTDGFIKYRNSLKNDKFNRLIECVKSLNDIISSDESLGDGFCIGHSYLCNLSKDKIDDKVLSGIVEYELIPLLKEYWFDEPSKVNNWIINLRSAIK, from the coding sequence ATGAGTGAAAGAAATCGATTTAACTGGGTAGATTTTTATGAGGAATTTGCCTTAAAATTATTAGAGTATAAGGATAGTCGAGCAGAACTTATAGAAAAGGTAAAATCTGTTTTTAAAATGGCAGGTATAAAATTACCAACTTTAGAAAGAGAGAATAATATTGTTGATATTGATCCTTTTACTGTATTTGCTCTTTTTAACAAGAATATTAAGGATGAAAATCGTATAAAAATACTTAAGGCTATATCTGAATTGTTTGATGTTGTATCAGAAATTCCAACATCATTTGATGGTTTGCCTTTACTAACTCCTCAAAATGCTACTTTTTACTATTTTATAGGTGATCGCGAAGATAATGATATTAATTATTTATGGGGATTTTTTGAGTCAGCATTGGCTTATGTAAAAGACCCTTCAGAAATTCGAAGAAAGGATTTTTCAGATTATTTTGATTTAGCTATTAATATAAAAGGTAATGGTAATAGTAAAATTACAATGGGTTTGTATTGGATTTCACCAGATACTTTTTTAAATTTTGATAGTAGAAATGAGTGGTATATTTATAAATCCGGAAAAATTCCGGTTGATATTGTTAAACAACTTCCTCTAATTAAATCAAAATTTTCTGCAAAAGATTATTTGATGATAGGAGATTGTTTAAAATCTTATTTGAATAGTTCTAGGAGTGTTTTGAAAGACTTTAAAGAATTATCATTTGATGCATGGAATTATTCTGAGCAGGTAAATCGAGATAAAAAGAAAGAAAAAAATAATACTAAAATAAGTTTTTCGTTTGCAGATGATGAAGAGAGATCAAATTTAATATATGAAGATGAGAAAAAGGTAGATTTAAAAGAATTTGAAAAAGCAATTCAAAAGTATAATAAAGATGATTTTTTATCAGAAGTTTATATGCAAGAAGAAGAATATGATAATTTAGCAACCCTTCTAAAAAAGAAAAAGAATTTAATATTACAAGGTGCACCTGGAGTTGGAAAAACTTTTGTTGCAAAAAGATTGGCTTATTCAATAATGGGTGTAAAAGATATTGATAGAGTAATGATGGTTCAATTTCATCAAAGTTATTCTTATGAAGATTTTATTATGGGATATAGACCTACAAAAAATAGTTTTGAATTAAAAAATGGAGCTTTTTATAATTTTTGTAAAAAGGCAGAAATTGATGAAAAAAATGATTACTTTTTTATTATTGATGAAATTAATAGAGGTAATTTGAGTAAAATATTTGGAGAATTATTTATGCTTATTGAAAATGATAAGCGTGGACAATCATTACAACTTTTATATTCTGATGAAAGATTCTCTGTTCCAAAAAACATATATATTATAGGTATGATGAATACTGCAGATAGAAGTTTGGCTATGTTAGATTATGCTTTAAGAAGAAGATTTTCATTCTATGATATTAAGCCGGGATTTGTAACTGATGGATTTATTAAGTATAGAAATAGCTTAAAAAATGATAAATTTAATAGACTTATAGAATGTGTAAAAAGTCTTAATGATATTATTTCTAGTGATGAATCTTTGGGAGATGGTTTTTGTATTGGACACAGTTATCTATGTAACTTAAGTAAAGATAAAATAGATGATAAAGTATTATCAGGAATTGTAGAATATGAATTAATTCCACTTTTAAAAGAATATTGGTTTGATGAACCTTCCAAGGTAAATAATTGGATTATTAATCTTAGGAGTGCAATTAAATGA
- a CDS encoding O-acetylhomoserine aminocarboxypropyltransferase/cysteine synthase family protein: MTKKYNTSTICVQGGYEPKNGESRVVPIVQSTTFKYESSEKMGDLFDLKDSGYFYTRLANPTNDAVANKICKLEGGVAAILTSSGQAANFYAILNIASAGDHIISTSAIYGGTYNLIANTMKNLGIESTFVDPDISVEELESKFKPNTKLIFGETLSNPSLNILDIEKFAKVAHKNGVPLIVDNTFPTPIFCRPFEWGADIVTHSTTKYMNGSANAVGGAVVDSGNFDWTQYSEKYPGLTTPDETYHGTVYTESFGKGAYITKMTTNLMRDLGSIPSPQNSFYLGVGLETLHLRMERHFENALALAKHLEKHPKVSWVSFSGLENDSQHELAQKYLPNGSCGVISFGIKGGREAAVKFMDSLRLAAIVTHVADTRTCVLHPASTTHRQMNDEELIAAGVSPDLIRLSVGIEDIRDLIDDIDQALEK, translated from the coding sequence ATGACAAAAAAATATAATACAAGCACAATCTGCGTACAAGGTGGTTATGAACCTAAAAACGGAGAATCAAGAGTAGTTCCAATAGTACAATCAACAACTTTCAAATATGAATCATCAGAAAAAATGGGAGATTTATTTGACCTAAAAGATTCAGGATATTTTTATACAAGACTTGCAAACCCTACAAATGATGCAGTAGCAAATAAGATTTGTAAACTAGAAGGTGGAGTTGCAGCAATACTTACATCATCAGGACAAGCAGCAAATTTCTATGCAATATTAAACATAGCTAGTGCTGGAGACCATATAATTTCAACTTCTGCTATCTATGGTGGAACTTATAACCTTATAGCAAATACAATGAAAAATTTAGGAATTGAATCAACTTTTGTTGACCCTGATATCTCAGTTGAAGAGTTAGAATCAAAGTTTAAACCAAATACTAAATTAATTTTTGGCGAAACTTTATCAAATCCATCACTTAATATTTTAGATATAGAAAAATTTGCAAAAGTTGCTCATAAAAATGGAGTACCTCTAATAGTTGATAACACATTCCCTACACCAATCTTCTGTAGACCTTTTGAATGGGGAGCAGATATTGTCACTCACTCAACTACAAAATATATGAATGGTTCTGCAAATGCAGTTGGTGGAGCGGTTGTAGATTCAGGTAATTTTGATTGGACACAATATAGTGAAAAATATCCAGGACTAACAACTCCGGATGAAACATATCATGGAACAGTATATACCGAAAGCTTTGGTAAGGGTGCATATATTACAAAAATGACTACTAACTTAATGAGAGATTTAGGTTCTATACCTTCACCACAAAACTCTTTCTATCTTGGAGTTGGTTTAGAAACTTTACACTTAAGAATGGAAAGACATTTCGAAAATGCATTAGCACTTGCTAAACATTTAGAAAAACATCCTAAAGTGTCTTGGGTTTCTTTTTCAGGTTTAGAAAATGATAGCCAACACGAATTGGCACAAAAATATCTTCCAAATGGCTCTTGTGGAGTAATATCTTTTGGAATCAAAGGTGGTAGAGAAGCTGCAGTTAAATTCATGGACTCTCTAAGACTTGCTGCAATTGTTACTCACGTAGCAGATACAAGAACTTGTGTTCTACATCCTGCATCAACAACTCACAGACAAATGAATGATGAAGAGTTAATAGCAGCGGGAGTATCTCCGGACTTAATTAGACTTTCAGTAGGTATAGAAGATATTCGTGATTTAATAGACGATATTGACCAAGCTTTAGAAAAATAA
- the brnQ gene encoding branched-chain amino acid transport system II carrier protein, which yields MNKQKKDILIVGLALFGSYFGAGNLIFPPLLGFISGSQWSLAAIGFCISAVLMPVVGLYVISKNGGSLEAMTEDIHKNFAKFLLLFIMVFAGCISVPRTGAVAYELGFKSLFPSVSIVAFIIGYFAIALYFSLDINRMINSVGKFLTPILVIVLLGIIIKGIFTPIGVPTLPQQSGVFTHSFLEGYQTGDLIVSYLIGTVFIGDIVYRGYRTSRERNKLTAYCGVIALILLAVIYVGLIYLGASVSSYYPKDIDRSKLLLAIAERVLGKNGMLFLSIAVVLACVTTAIGQITSIANFFHDFSNGKIRHKIAAVVSSVVGATIAVLGVENIVYYATPIYKGVYPSLIVLMILGIFRKFIPNKQSFRYALIFTLAVSVLEAILSVANVPSIKAFIDILPLSGLGFAWVLPATLGLIVGAVSGSEPITQFE from the coding sequence ATGAACAAACAAAAGAAAGATATTTTAATAGTAGGATTAGCTTTATTTGGCTCCTACTTCGGTGCAGGAAATCTTATATTTCCACCTTTATTGGGATTTATTTCGGGAAGTCAATGGTCATTAGCTGCAATAGGATTTTGCATTTCTGCTGTCTTAATGCCAGTTGTGGGACTTTATGTAATTTCTAAAAATGGTGGTTCACTTGAAGCCATGACAGAAGATATACATAAAAATTTTGCTAAGTTTTTATTATTATTTATAATGGTCTTTGCAGGATGTATTTCTGTACCACGTACAGGGGCAGTTGCATATGAATTAGGATTTAAATCACTTTTTCCAAGTGTATCAATCGTAGCATTTATTATTGGATATTTTGCTATAGCACTATATTTTTCATTGGATATCAACAGAATGATTAACAGTGTAGGAAAGTTTTTAACGCCAATTTTAGTTATAGTATTACTTGGAATTATTATTAAAGGAATTTTTACTCCAATAGGAGTTCCAACACTTCCACAACAAAGTGGAGTTTTTACTCATTCATTTTTAGAAGGATATCAAACTGGAGATTTAATAGTAAGTTACCTTATAGGAACTGTTTTTATAGGAGATATTGTTTACAGAGGATATCGTACAAGTAGAGAAAGAAATAAATTAACTGCTTATTGTGGAGTAATTGCTTTAATTCTTTTAGCAGTTATTTATGTAGGATTGATATATCTTGGAGCTTCAGTAAGTAGCTATTATCCAAAAGATATTGATAGGAGTAAGTTGTTATTAGCCATAGCAGAAAGAGTTTTAGGAAAGAATGGAATGTTATTCCTTTCAATAGCTGTAGTTTTGGCTTGTGTAACAACTGCTATTGGACAAATTACATCAATAGCGAACTTCTTCCATGACTTTTCAAATGGAAAGATACGTCATAAGATAGCTGCTGTAGTTTCATCAGTTGTTGGTGCTACAATTGCAGTACTTGGAGTTGAAAACATAGTTTACTATGCAACACCAATTTACAAGGGAGTTTATCCAAGCTTAATAGTATTAATGATTTTGGGGATTTTCCGTAAATTTATACCTAATAAACAAAGTTTTAGATATGCATTAATTTTTACATTGGCAGTAAGTGTATTAGAAGCAATTTTATCTGTAGCTAATGTCCCTAGTATCAAGGCATTTATTGATATACTTCCACTAAGTGGTCTTGGATTTGCTTGGGTATTACCTGCTACACTTGGACTTATTGTAGGAGCTGTAAGTGGCAGTGAACCTATAACACAATTTGAATAA
- a CDS encoding putative ABC transporter permease, which translates to MELIRYLNAYFEFSVLGWIWESIYCTIDQRKWQNRGFLYGPLCPIYGFGSILGLIFYDLISIGKISHLSWWQIFIMGFVASMVLEYPTSYVLEKLFHARWWDYSDMPLNINGRTCAITSVGFGIGAIIIMEFFIPLFEKIYVTIPNSIAIALAVILIAIHSSDFTLTVSGLTNFQRNIAELEEEFQDRMTSTVDKIFERHSKLYGRTLSRIASFRMSESRNMIADRLVKIRRDLKKKK; encoded by the coding sequence ATGGAATTAATTAGATATTTGAATGCATATTTTGAATTTAGTGTTTTAGGCTGGATATGGGAAAGTATATACTGTACAATCGACCAGAGAAAATGGCAAAATCGTGGGTTTTTGTATGGACCATTATGTCCGATTTATGGTTTTGGTTCAATTTTAGGATTGATTTTTTATGATCTTATTTCAATTGGTAAAATTTCTCATCTATCATGGTGGCAAATATTTATTATGGGATTTGTTGCTAGTATGGTATTAGAATATCCAACATCTTATGTGCTTGAAAAATTGTTTCATGCTAGATGGTGGGATTATAGTGATATGCCACTTAATATAAATGGAAGGACTTGTGCGATTACTTCTGTTGGTTTTGGTATTGGAGCAATTATTATAATGGAATTTTTTATTCCGCTTTTTGAAAAAATTTATGTAACAATACCAAATAGTATTGCAATAGCTCTTGCTGTGATTTTGATAGCAATTCATTCTTCCGATTTTACTCTTACGGTTTCAGGATTGACTAATTTCCAAAGAAATATTGCGGAACTTGAAGAAGAGTTCCAAGATAGAATGACTTCGACTGTAGATAAAATATTTGAAAGACATAGTAAATTATATGGTAGAACATTGAGCAGAATTGCTTCTTTTAGGATGAGTGAGTCTCGTAATATGATTGCAGATAGATTAGTAAAAATAAGACGTGATTTGAAAAAGAAAAAATAA
- a CDS encoding GNAT family N-acetyltransferase: MEFKIENKESTKSKELANLIKSYNKSKREPSVSEPLNIYLEDYQGNLIAGMVAETFGNWLEIEYLYVSEKLRGQGLGSEILNRAEIEARKRNCKYSFVDTFKFQAPDFYKKHGYKEVFALKEYPYIGERYYYTKEL; this comes from the coding sequence ATGGAATTTAAGATTGAAAATAAAGAATCAACAAAATCAAAAGAACTGGCAAACTTAATAAAATCATATAATAAATCAAAGAGAGAACCGTCAGTAAGTGAACCACTAAATATTTATTTGGAAGATTATCAAGGTAATTTAATTGCTGGAATGGTCGCAGAAACTTTTGGAAATTGGCTTGAAATTGAGTACTTATATGTAAGTGAGAAGTTACGTGGGCAAGGACTTGGTTCAGAAATTTTGAATAGAGCAGAAATTGAGGCTAGAAAAAGAAATTGTAAATATTCATTTGTAGATACTTTTAAGTTTCAAGCTCCAGATTTTTATAAAAAGCATGGCTATAAAGAAGTGTTCGCATTGAAAGAGTACCCATATATAGGTGAAAGATATTATTATACAAAAGAGCTATGA
- a CDS encoding GNAT family N-acetyltransferase has product MNFIIRELKKCEIKLLDTFLYETIFIPEGVPEPSRDIINHPDLQIYISDFGKKDDICYVAEVEGKVVGVVWTRIINDYGHIDDETPSLSISLLKEYRKLGIGTKLMKQIILALKEKGYKQVSLSVQKVNNAVRMYKKVGFEIVH; this is encoded by the coding sequence ATGAATTTTATAATAAGAGAATTAAAAAAATGTGAGATAAAACTGTTGGACACATTTTTATATGAAACTATTTTTATTCCTGAAGGAGTTCCAGAACCATCTAGAGATATTATAAATCACCCTGATTTACAAATATATATTTCAGATTTTGGAAAGAAAGATGATATTTGTTATGTCGCAGAGGTTGAAGGTAAGGTAGTAGGAGTGGTTTGGACTCGTATAATAAATGATTATGGTCATATTGATGATGAAACTCCATCACTTTCAATTTCACTTCTAAAAGAATATAGAAAGTTAGGCATTGGAACAAAATTAATGAAGCAAATTATTTTAGCTCTAAAAGAGAAAGGGTATAAGCAAGTTTCTTTATCGGTGCAAAAAGTAAACAATGCAGTTCGTATGTATAAGAAAGTTGGATTTGAAATAGTTCATTAA